In Fundidesulfovibrio putealis DSM 16056, the following proteins share a genomic window:
- a CDS encoding sigma-54-dependent transcriptional regulator, translating to MAHLTKPILLVVDDDPGHRTMLRTVLKDWGYGVEEAENGEKAVELVRGTPFDLILMDVRMAGMSGIDALKEIKVYNPAIPVLIMTAYSNVETAIEALKSGAYDYLIKPLDLDVLRLASERALEHSLLKSENIFLRERLGSSIDTQGMIGNSQAIFQVMETVAMIAPSEATVLITGESGTGKELVAKAIHANSPRRNGPFIAVNCAALTESLLESELFGHERGAFTGADKRREGRFLLADKGTIFLDEIGETSAAMQSKLLRVVQERTFERVGGVSTLHVDVRVLAATNRDLQAEVETGRFRADLYYRLNVVTLRLPALRERVEDIPLLAGHFLERMAHKNRKTVKGFTPSAMDCLRKYSWPGNVRELENAIERAVVLLVGDYVCERELPPHLACNTPTVSPSSEQAQSLAGISLEEVEKTAISDTLQACDGNKSETARQLGISRKTLHAKLHRYGLEGEKR from the coding sequence ATGGCGCACCTCACCAAGCCTATTCTGCTCGTGGTTGATGACGACCCCGGACATCGGACGATGCTGCGAACCGTGCTTAAGGATTGGGGCTACGGCGTTGAGGAAGCAGAGAATGGAGAGAAGGCGGTGGAACTGGTGCGGGGCACTCCTTTCGACTTGATTCTTATGGACGTGCGCATGGCCGGGATGAGCGGGATAGATGCTCTCAAGGAGATAAAAGTCTACAACCCGGCTATTCCGGTTCTGATCATGACAGCGTATTCGAATGTGGAAACCGCCATCGAGGCTCTCAAATCCGGAGCTTACGACTACCTCATCAAACCCCTGGACCTGGATGTGCTACGCCTCGCGTCCGAACGCGCCCTTGAGCATTCATTGCTCAAATCAGAAAATATCTTCCTGCGTGAACGGTTGGGAAGTTCCATCGACACGCAGGGCATGATCGGCAACAGTCAGGCCATTTTTCAAGTCATGGAGACAGTGGCCATGATCGCACCCTCTGAAGCGACGGTGCTTATCACCGGGGAATCTGGCACAGGGAAAGAGCTTGTAGCCAAGGCCATCCACGCAAATAGCCCACGCCGTAACGGCCCTTTTATTGCCGTAAACTGCGCGGCTTTGACCGAGTCCCTCCTGGAATCAGAACTTTTCGGGCATGAACGCGGCGCTTTCACCGGAGCCGACAAGCGTCGGGAAGGTCGCTTTCTTCTCGCAGACAAGGGTACCATCTTTCTCGATGAGATCGGCGAAACCTCGGCGGCCATGCAGTCCAAGCTCCTGCGCGTCGTCCAGGAACGGACCTTTGAGCGCGTGGGGGGAGTGTCCACCCTGCATGTGGACGTACGCGTCCTGGCCGCGACCAACCGCGACCTCCAGGCCGAAGTGGAAACCGGTCGGTTCCGGGCCGACCTCTATTACCGGCTCAACGTGGTTACTCTCCGTTTGCCAGCTCTGCGGGAACGAGTGGAGGACATCCCCCTGCTGGCCGGACACTTCCTTGAACGCATGGCCCATAAAAACCGCAAGACGGTGAAGGGGTTCACGCCGTCCGCCATGGACTGTTTGCGCAAGTACTCCTGGCCCGGCAACGTGCGGGAACTGGAAAACGCCATCGAACGGGCCGTGGTGCTCCTGGTCGGCGATTATGTCTGCGAACGGGAGTTGCCTCCCCACCTTGCGTGCAATACTCCGACCGTCTCGCCGTCTTCAGAACAAGCACAATCCCTGGCTGGCATAAGCCTGGAGGAGGTCGAAAAAACGGCCATATCCGATACGCTCCAGGCTTGTGATGGCAACAAAAGCGAGACAGCCCGGCAACTGGGCATTTCACGGAAAACACTCCACGCAAAATTGCACCGCTACGGTTTGGAAGGAGAGAAGAGATGA
- a CDS encoding ATP-binding protein, which produces MDIKWNLKSPKRGLALHISPWIIVGLALLLGAVVAVSALRNAQRERNIMTRNLMERAQALILAVEAGARAGMGLHMGEPYLQALVEETAKQPGIVSMAVTDGQGRIRAHNNHELIGQPFQTPEGIEGLKPGDEPRWRIRTVAGGESVFEVYKCFSPLTSTHRHMMRMPGMPPPGQPTSNGLADSPQEEWPIIAVDLDVRPYEDAMEQDLRHSVMMALLLGLVVLGGAVSIFWLQHSRLSRRLLQDSQTFATEVVTCLPVGLLTTDQQGRVSLVNAAAANILGKEQDQLAGSLLGHADDPAWKGILRDMADGMVVLEQEVSLPLPGGKRQPVNVSASRIVNDEGSFLGNLFIFRSLGEVRDLQERLRRSERLSALGNLAAGVAHEIRNPLSSIRGFASYLAGKLHDGPDQEAARVMVQEVDRLNRVVSELLEFARPGEVKLVESDLNAVMSHALRLGASDALSKGIRILFAPDKTLPRIRLDPERMTQAFLNLILNAIQAMDDGGVLTIEAKPAETGVAIAITDTGHGMSSEVMANIFNPYFTTKPSGTGLGLAIAHRIVENHHGAISVDSQSNSYTTFTVFLPSMKHSDLGGK; this is translated from the coding sequence ATGGATATCAAGTGGAATTTGAAGTCGCCAAAACGAGGCCTCGCCCTGCACATTTCGCCATGGATCATTGTGGGCTTGGCCCTGCTCCTTGGAGCTGTTGTCGCCGTCTCCGCGCTAAGGAATGCTCAACGGGAACGGAACATCATGACCCGCAACCTCATGGAACGCGCACAGGCGCTCATCCTGGCAGTCGAAGCCGGAGCCCGGGCAGGCATGGGATTGCACATGGGGGAGCCATACCTCCAGGCGCTCGTCGAGGAAACAGCCAAGCAGCCCGGAATCGTCTCCATGGCCGTGACCGATGGACAGGGGCGAATAAGGGCACACAACAACCATGAATTGATAGGTCAGCCGTTTCAAACCCCGGAAGGGATCGAGGGTTTGAAACCTGGCGACGAGCCTCGTTGGAGAATCAGGACTGTTGCCGGAGGGGAGTCAGTGTTTGAAGTCTACAAATGTTTCAGCCCGCTGACCAGCACGCACCGTCACATGATGCGCATGCCCGGCATGCCCCCCCCCGGACAGCCTACGAGTAACGGCCTTGCGGATAGTCCTCAGGAAGAATGGCCGATCATAGCCGTGGACCTGGATGTCCGACCGTATGAGGATGCCATGGAGCAGGATTTGCGACATTCCGTGATGATGGCCTTGCTTCTGGGGCTCGTGGTCCTCGGAGGAGCGGTTTCAATTTTCTGGTTGCAACACTCCCGCCTTTCGCGCCGCCTGCTCCAAGATTCCCAAACTTTCGCGACCGAAGTAGTCACCTGTCTCCCAGTGGGACTTTTGACCACCGATCAGCAGGGAAGAGTGAGCTTGGTTAACGCGGCGGCTGCCAACATCCTCGGGAAAGAACAAGATCAGCTTGCGGGCAGCCTTCTTGGCCATGCGGACGACCCTGCCTGGAAAGGGATCCTACGGGACATGGCGGACGGGATGGTGGTTCTTGAACAAGAAGTGAGTCTTCCCCTCCCTGGGGGCAAGAGGCAGCCGGTCAACGTGAGCGCCTCCCGGATCGTCAATGACGAAGGCAGCTTTCTCGGAAACCTGTTCATCTTCAGAAGCCTGGGTGAGGTGCGCGACCTTCAGGAACGCCTCAGACGGAGCGAACGTCTTTCAGCCTTGGGTAATCTGGCGGCAGGCGTGGCCCATGAAATCAGGAACCCTCTGAGTTCGATACGCGGATTCGCCTCATACTTAGCAGGGAAACTGCACGATGGCCCCGATCAGGAGGCCGCCAGGGTAATGGTCCAAGAGGTGGATCGTTTGAACCGCGTCGTATCGGAACTGTTGGAATTCGCTCGGCCAGGCGAAGTGAAGCTGGTTGAAAGCGACCTGAACGCCGTAATGAGCCATGCCCTACGCCTTGGGGCCTCCGATGCCCTATCCAAAGGCATCCGGATATTATTCGCTCCAGACAAGACGCTGCCACGTATCCGTCTGGACCCAGAAAGGATGACGCAAGCATTTTTGAATCTGATTCTCAATGCCATTCAGGCCATGGATGACGGAGGTGTCTTGACCATTGAAGCGAAACCGGCGGAGACAGGAGTAGCCATTGCGATCACAGATACTGGGCACGGCATGTCCAGCGAGGTGATGGCCAACATCTTCAATCCCTACTTTACGACCAAACCGTCCGGCACAGGGCTTGGCTTGGCCATAGCTCACCGCATCGTTGAGAATCATCATGGCGCGATATCAGTGGACAGCCAATCGAATTCATATACTACATTCACCGTGTTTCTCCCGTCTATGAAGCACTCGGATTTAGGAGGGAAATGA
- a CDS encoding SpoIIE family protein phosphatase encodes MRIRTKLLILLLAITVIPLLVLGGIRVYSSLELGRDLAIRQSATLVEQARTLMTVIAEDHARTLSREHKLLATSLKLQAETVRLYLLGPVPRDPDPVLYDTDIDRTKESLRLRKLRGRCSWLGRRTGQGEAVDCVDKQVFQLAPGLTRREAWPDIARLADMEDGYQGVSEGLGDLIAWQITALKNGLFSVYPGYGHFLPGYDGRLSIWYQKAISSHELVWIDPFLDHASGEVLFATAVAIRDARGAPMGVSAIMASLNVLLQQNEHTQHLSGNMEAMFVKLEESMEGTRHLRVLAHREPSGVRHTHETDGSRDWKAQAEPHWLTTEDAQTEQLLLERIRAGATSVFQASNRGVPSLWAVAPVPGDVGVLVFTAPMDDILRDVRTATEYLAKRMREQITQAVCILGLTILLVSGLSILISRRFTGPLQQLSEAARQLAKGNFNAKVAIHGKDELAGLGQVFNEMGPRIEENIRFREGVELAMQVQQSLLPHEPPVIPRLDVAGASVYYDETGGDYYDFILRENTYGEQYLAVALGDVSGHGMEAALLMTTARAFLRMRADMPGSPAEIVTSVNRFLSKDTEGTGRFMSLFYLEIEPAGNSLTWVRAGHDPALLYDQNSHEFVELGGAGLTMGVEENWVFQESLRPDFHPGQFVVLGSDGIWETRSPRGEMFGKERFKEILCQCDAMNAKEMVEAVLVALDCFRGESPVEDDVTLVIIKSV; translated from the coding sequence ATGCGCATCAGAACCAAGCTTCTTATTCTCCTTCTGGCTATCACAGTGATACCGCTTCTGGTTCTCGGAGGCATTCGGGTCTACTCCTCACTGGAATTAGGAAGGGATTTAGCTATCCGTCAGAGCGCTACTCTGGTGGAGCAGGCGCGAACACTGATGACCGTTATTGCGGAGGATCATGCCCGTACGCTTTCACGTGAGCACAAGCTGCTTGCGACATCTCTGAAACTGCAAGCAGAGACCGTGCGATTGTATCTTTTAGGGCCTGTGCCACGTGACCCAGATCCTGTTCTTTACGATACTGATATTGATCGGACCAAGGAATCCTTGCGGCTGCGGAAGTTGCGTGGCCGTTGCTCATGGCTGGGGAGAAGAACAGGCCAGGGGGAGGCGGTGGATTGCGTGGACAAGCAAGTTTTTCAACTCGCTCCAGGGTTGACAAGACGCGAGGCATGGCCGGACATCGCCCGCTTGGCCGACATGGAGGACGGATATCAGGGTGTTTCGGAGGGATTGGGAGATCTTATCGCCTGGCAAATTACCGCCCTGAAGAATGGCCTGTTCTCCGTTTATCCTGGGTACGGGCATTTCCTCCCCGGCTATGATGGCCGCCTATCGATCTGGTATCAAAAAGCAATTTCCAGCCATGAACTGGTCTGGATCGATCCTTTTTTGGACCATGCTTCGGGGGAGGTCCTTTTTGCCACAGCCGTGGCCATCCGCGATGCCAGGGGCGCGCCAATGGGGGTCAGCGCGATAATGGCTTCCTTGAACGTGCTCCTGCAACAGAACGAGCATACCCAGCATCTCTCCGGGAACATGGAAGCCATGTTCGTCAAGCTGGAGGAGTCGATGGAAGGGACACGCCACTTGAGGGTTTTGGCGCATAGGGAGCCAAGCGGAGTCAGGCACACTCATGAAACAGACGGTTCAAGAGATTGGAAAGCTCAAGCCGAGCCTCATTGGTTGACGACGGAAGATGCCCAAACGGAACAACTTCTGTTGGAACGGATTCGCGCGGGCGCAACGAGTGTGTTTCAGGCTTCGAACCGGGGAGTTCCAAGTCTATGGGCGGTAGCGCCGGTTCCTGGTGATGTTGGTGTCCTTGTTTTTACTGCTCCTATGGACGACATCCTCCGGGATGTGCGCACGGCAACAGAGTATCTTGCCAAACGAATGCGAGAGCAAATCACCCAAGCCGTGTGCATTCTAGGATTGACCATTTTGTTGGTCTCAGGACTATCCATCCTTATTTCCAGGCGTTTTACAGGCCCATTGCAGCAACTTTCCGAAGCCGCGCGGCAACTGGCCAAAGGAAATTTCAACGCCAAGGTGGCAATACATGGAAAAGACGAGTTGGCCGGATTGGGTCAAGTATTTAACGAAATGGGGCCGCGTATCGAAGAAAACATCCGCTTCAGAGAAGGCGTGGAACTTGCGATGCAAGTGCAGCAGAGCCTGTTGCCTCATGAGCCTCCTGTGATTCCTCGCTTGGATGTTGCGGGAGCAAGCGTCTATTATGACGAAACAGGCGGAGATTATTATGATTTCATTCTGCGTGAAAACACATATGGGGAGCAATACCTCGCCGTGGCTCTAGGCGATGTCAGCGGGCATGGCATGGAAGCCGCTTTGCTTATGACCACTGCGAGGGCATTCTTGAGGATGCGTGCCGATATGCCGGGCAGTCCGGCGGAGATCGTCACCAGCGTCAATCGTTTTCTGAGCAAGGACACCGAAGGAACTGGACGGTTCATGAGCTTGTTTTATTTGGAAATCGAACCTGCGGGTAATTCACTCACTTGGGTTCGAGCCGGACATGACCCTGCACTGCTTTATGATCAAAATTCCCACGAATTCGTCGAGTTGGGAGGGGCAGGACTTACCATGGGGGTCGAAGAAAACTGGGTATTTCAAGAATCTCTGCGCCCAGACTTCCATCCTGGGCAGTTCGTTGTGCTGGGTTCTGACGGAATATGGGAAACGCGCAGTCCTCGTGGCGAGATGTTTGGTAAGGAACGCTTTAAGGAAATCTTGTGCCAGTGTGACGCGATGAATGCCAAGGAGATGGTGGAGGCAGTCCTGGTCGCCCTGGACTGCTTTCGAGGGGAATCTCCGGTCGAAGACGATGTGACTCTGGTCATAATAAAAAGCGTTTGA
- a CDS encoding SAP domain-containing protein, which yields MKNKSGEMELALPQMPMLSVLNVDSIREKQRNDGHFDCFGRASSGYCDQYGCAYRPECLDVSQVLEG from the coding sequence ATGAAAAATAAATCTGGTGAAATGGAGCTGGCTCTGCCGCAAATGCCTATGTTGTCTGTGTTAAATGTTGACAGCATACGCGAAAAACAACGCAATGATGGTCATTTTGATTGTTTTGGACGGGCTTCGTCAGGTTATTGCGACCAGTATGGCTGCGCATACCGTCCAGAATGCCTGGATGTTTCCCAGGTTCTTGAGGGTTGA
- a CDS encoding c-type cytochrome, producing the protein MKAVSCLMVVLGSSAAMALLFVWSGFFNISAREPHWSATTLLIGVVRDRSIAVHSNNIMLDQVDNSKYLSAGLEHFHDMCRLCHGAPGYPQSEFAKGLYPSPPELASKTVQSRSDVEIYWIVDNGLKMTGMPAFGSTHDKDAILGMMAVLRKLPSLSANEYLSMLDAAGLVKKTQNNSHGATNDESHSPLIDQKGHHH; encoded by the coding sequence ATGAAAGCCGTCTCTTGTTTAATGGTAGTCCTTGGTTCTTCTGCTGCGATGGCTCTTCTGTTTGTGTGGAGTGGTTTTTTTAATATTTCAGCCAGGGAACCACACTGGAGTGCAACAACTCTGCTGATCGGGGTAGTGCGTGACCGTTCGATTGCAGTGCATAGCAATAACATTATGCTGGATCAAGTTGACAATTCAAAATATCTTTCAGCTGGCCTAGAACACTTCCACGACATGTGCCGTTTGTGTCATGGCGCTCCAGGATATCCCCAAAGCGAATTCGCAAAAGGACTTTATCCAAGCCCGCCAGAACTGGCATCAAAGACCGTGCAAAGCAGAAGTGACGTGGAAATATACTGGATTGTCGACAATGGCCTCAAAATGACGGGCATGCCTGCCTTTGGATCAACCCACGATAAGGACGCGATCCTCGGAATGATGGCAGTTCTACGAAAGCTGCCATCTTTGTCTGCGAACGAATATCTCAGTATGCTTGATGCAGCTGGCCTTGTCAAAAAAACGCAGAACAATTCTCACGGCGCAACAAACGATGAATCCCATTCTCCGTTGATTGATCAAAAAGGCCATCATCATTAG